The Micromonospora krabiensis genome window below encodes:
- the glpK gene encoding glycerol kinase GlpK, giving the protein MTGEYVAAIDQGTTSSRCIVFDRAGDVVSVAQREHRQIFPRPGWVEHDAEEIWANVEQVVREALDAAGADPSGLAAVGITNQRETTLVWDRATGRPVANAIVWQDTRTGPQLRALDETHGEEWFRARTGLPLATYFAGPKLRWLLEHTDGLRARAEAGEVLFGTMDSWLIWKLTGRHVTDVTNASRTMLMDLTTLDWDADLLDAMGVPAAMLPEIRGSAEVYGTATGVLAGVPVAGALGDQQAALFGQTCFQPGEAKCTYGTGSFLLLNTGASPVTSAHGLLTTVAYRIAGQPAAYALEGAIAVTGSLVQWLRDNLGLISTAPEVEDLARTVDDNGGCYVVPAFSGLFAPHWRSDARGVIAGLTGYITKGHLARAVLEASAWQTREVVDAMNADSDVALRRLRVDGGMTANTLLMQFLADVLDVPVVRPRITETTCLGAAYAAGLAVGYWPDLATLRAHWRSDAEWTPAMDPAHRERELRNWRKAVQRTLDWVE; this is encoded by the coding sequence GTGACCGGAGAGTACGTCGCCGCCATCGATCAGGGCACCACCTCCTCGCGGTGCATCGTCTTCGACCGGGCCGGGGACGTCGTCTCCGTGGCGCAGCGCGAACACCGGCAGATCTTTCCCCGCCCCGGGTGGGTGGAGCACGACGCCGAGGAGATCTGGGCCAACGTCGAGCAGGTGGTGCGCGAGGCGCTGGACGCCGCCGGCGCCGACCCGTCCGGGCTGGCCGCGGTGGGCATCACCAACCAGCGGGAGACGACGCTCGTCTGGGACCGGGCGACCGGCCGACCGGTGGCCAACGCGATCGTCTGGCAGGACACCCGGACCGGGCCGCAGCTGCGCGCGCTCGACGAGACGCACGGCGAGGAGTGGTTCCGGGCCCGCACCGGCCTTCCGCTGGCCACCTACTTCGCCGGCCCCAAACTCCGCTGGCTGCTGGAGCACACCGACGGTCTGCGGGCGCGCGCCGAGGCCGGTGAGGTGCTGTTCGGCACCATGGACAGTTGGCTGATCTGGAAGCTGACCGGCCGGCACGTCACCGACGTGACCAACGCCAGCCGCACCATGCTGATGGACCTGACCACCCTGGACTGGGACGCCGACCTGCTCGACGCGATGGGCGTACCAGCCGCGATGCTGCCGGAGATCCGCGGCTCCGCCGAGGTCTACGGCACGGCCACCGGCGTGCTCGCCGGGGTGCCCGTGGCCGGCGCGCTCGGCGACCAGCAGGCCGCCCTGTTCGGGCAGACCTGCTTCCAGCCCGGCGAGGCCAAGTGCACCTACGGCACGGGCAGCTTCCTGCTGCTCAACACCGGGGCCAGCCCGGTCACGTCCGCACACGGCCTGCTCACCACCGTGGCCTACCGGATCGCCGGACAGCCCGCCGCGTACGCGCTGGAGGGCGCCATCGCGGTGACCGGCTCGCTGGTGCAGTGGCTGCGGGACAACCTCGGTCTGATCTCCACCGCGCCCGAGGTCGAAGATCTCGCCCGCACCGTCGACGACAACGGCGGCTGCTACGTCGTCCCGGCCTTCTCCGGGCTGTTCGCGCCGCACTGGCGCAGCGACGCCCGCGGGGTGATCGCCGGGCTCACCGGGTACATCACCAAGGGTCACCTGGCCCGGGCCGTGCTGGAGGCGTCGGCCTGGCAGACCCGGGAGGTGGTCGACGCGATGAACGCCGACTCCGACGTGGCGCTGCGCCGGTTGCGGGTCGACGGCGGCATGACCGCCAACACGCTGCTGATGCAGTTCCTCGCCGACGTGCTCGACGTGCCGGTCGTCCGCCCCCGGATCACCGAGACGACCTGCCTCGGCGCCGCGTACGCGGCCGGGCTGGCGGTCGGCTACTGGCCGGACCTGGCCACGCTTCGGGCGCACTGGCGCTCCGACGCCGAGTGGACCCCGGCGATGGACCCGGCACACCGCGAGCGGGAGCTGCGCAACTGGCGCAAGGCGGTGCAGCGCACCCTCGACTGGGTGGAGTGA
- a CDS encoding ribose-phosphate diphosphokinase gives MRDIAVFSGTAHPELAAEICTQLGVPLHPVRVSRFANDCLEVQLQANCRERDVFLIQPLVPPVQEHLVELLLMIDAARGASAGRITVVLPHYAYARSDKKDAPRISIGGRLVADLLTSAGADRVLAMTLHSPQVHGFFSVPVDHLHALRELATHFKRYDLADSVVVSPDLGNAKEAAAFARMLGTPVAAGAKQRFSDDKVTISAVIGDVDGRDVIVLDDEIAKGSTVIELMDHLRGRNVRSIRLACTHGLFSGGALRRLGEQEGVLEIVCTNTVPIPVEKRVPKLKVLSVAPALAEAMRRIHNGESVSALFG, from the coding sequence GTGCGTGACATCGCCGTCTTCAGCGGAACCGCCCATCCCGAACTCGCCGCCGAGATCTGCACCCAGTTGGGCGTGCCGCTGCACCCGGTACGGGTGTCCCGGTTCGCGAACGACTGCCTGGAAGTGCAGCTCCAGGCGAACTGCCGGGAGCGGGACGTCTTCCTGATCCAGCCCCTGGTGCCGCCGGTGCAGGAGCACCTGGTCGAGCTGCTGCTCATGATCGACGCCGCCCGTGGCGCCTCCGCCGGCCGGATCACCGTGGTGCTACCGCACTACGCGTACGCCCGGTCGGACAAGAAGGACGCACCCCGCATCTCGATCGGTGGGCGGCTGGTCGCCGACCTGCTCACCTCGGCCGGCGCGGATCGCGTGCTGGCCATGACGCTACACTCGCCGCAGGTGCACGGCTTCTTCAGCGTGCCGGTCGACCACCTGCACGCGCTGCGTGAGCTGGCCACCCACTTCAAGCGCTACGACCTCGCCGACAGTGTCGTCGTCTCGCCCGACCTCGGCAACGCCAAGGAGGCGGCGGCCTTCGCCCGGATGCTCGGCACGCCGGTGGCCGCCGGCGCGAAGCAGCGGTTCAGCGACGACAAGGTCACGATCAGCGCGGTGATCGGTGACGTGGACGGCCGGGACGTGATCGTGCTGGACGACGAGATCGCCAAGGGCAGCACGGTGATCGAGCTGATGGACCACTTGCGGGGGCGGAACGTCCGGTCGATCCGCCTGGCCTGCACCCACGGTCTCTTCTCCGGCGGAGCGCTGCGGCGGCTCGGCGAGCAGGAGGGTGTGCTGGAGATCGTCTGCACCAACACGGTGCCGATCCCGGTGGAGAAGCGGGTGCCCAAGCTGAAGGTGCTCTCCGTGGCGCCCGCGCTGGCCGAGGCGATGCGGCGGATCCACAACGGCGAGTCGGTCAGCGCCCTCTTCGGCTGA
- a CDS encoding ATP-binding protein yields the protein MTNADPDPPRTVVPIEPSLLIADAFDQAQVTELRHSVTSCAHAAGLRGERLDDFVLAVNELITNAVRHGGGQGSLRLWRQGDELVCEVADHGHGISAERLGDRSRPEPATVGGWGLWLARQLSDTMAVESGDTGTLVRITAVVAAPVAQAD from the coding sequence ATGACGAACGCCGATCCCGACCCACCGCGTACGGTTGTGCCCATAGAACCGTCTCTCCTCATCGCCGACGCCTTCGACCAGGCCCAGGTGACCGAGCTGCGTCACTCGGTCACCTCCTGCGCGCACGCGGCCGGGCTCCGCGGCGAGCGCCTCGACGACTTCGTGCTCGCGGTCAACGAGCTGATCACCAACGCGGTTCGGCACGGTGGCGGACAGGGCTCCCTGCGGCTGTGGCGGCAGGGCGACGAGCTGGTCTGCGAGGTCGCCGACCACGGGCACGGCATCAGCGCCGAGCGGCTGGGCGACCGCAGCCGCCCCGAGCCGGCGACCGTCGGCGGGTGGGGGCTCTGGCTGGCCCGGCAGCTCAGCGACACCATGGCGGTCGAGAGCGGCGACACGGGCACCCTCGTCCGGATCACCGCCGTCGTCGCCGCCCCCGTCGCCCAAGCCGACTGA
- the macS gene encoding MacS family sensor histidine kinase: MPSSPGGFEVPLWRAIAVFRLASLAYVCVLAVRDADRYAHPLAAAGLVLAMAVWTGVTAFGYARPAWRAWPLLLADLGVVLAIMLATPWVIGRAALHAGVPTLAVAWLAGPVLAWAVSGGRRRGTVAALLIGGADLATRERISQSSLTGVILILLAGVVVGHVARLAVTAEERLHRAVELEAATRERERLARDIHDSVLQVLAMVQRRGAHLPGEAGELARLAGEQEAALRALIAGAGPPAPGDDGPVDLRALLGRHAAATVSVSAPATPVPLPGQVARELAAATTAALDNVERHGGGRAWVLIEDEGTTVTVSVRDEGPGIPDGRLDEAAAQGRLGVAQSIRGRIANLGGEARIVSTPGAGTEVELTVPRAER; the protein is encoded by the coding sequence ATGCCGTCGTCGCCGGGTGGGTTCGAGGTGCCGCTCTGGCGGGCCATCGCGGTGTTCCGGTTGGCCTCCCTCGCGTACGTCTGCGTGCTGGCCGTGCGCGACGCCGACCGCTACGCCCACCCGCTCGCCGCCGCGGGCCTGGTCCTGGCCATGGCCGTCTGGACCGGGGTGACCGCCTTCGGCTACGCGCGCCCGGCCTGGCGCGCGTGGCCCCTGCTCCTGGCCGACCTCGGGGTGGTCCTGGCGATCATGCTCGCGACGCCGTGGGTGATCGGCCGGGCGGCCCTGCACGCCGGGGTGCCCACCCTCGCGGTGGCCTGGCTCGCCGGCCCGGTGCTCGCCTGGGCGGTCTCCGGGGGGCGGCGACGGGGCACGGTCGCCGCTCTGCTGATCGGCGGCGCCGACCTCGCGACCCGGGAGCGGATCAGCCAGTCGTCGCTGACCGGGGTCATCCTCATCCTGCTGGCCGGGGTGGTGGTCGGGCACGTCGCCCGGTTGGCGGTGACCGCCGAGGAACGGCTGCACCGTGCCGTGGAGTTGGAGGCGGCGACCCGGGAGCGGGAGCGCCTGGCCCGGGACATCCACGACTCGGTCCTCCAGGTGCTCGCCATGGTGCAGCGGCGCGGCGCCCACCTGCCGGGGGAGGCGGGAGAGCTGGCCCGGCTGGCGGGTGAGCAGGAGGCGGCGTTGCGGGCCCTGATCGCCGGGGCCGGTCCACCCGCGCCCGGCGACGACGGCCCGGTCGACCTGCGTGCCCTGCTCGGCCGCCACGCCGCCGCGACGGTCTCGGTCTCCGCGCCGGCCACGCCGGTGCCCCTGCCCGGGCAGGTCGCCCGGGAGTTGGCCGCGGCCACCACGGCGGCGCTGGACAACGTCGAACGGCACGGCGGCGGCCGTGCCTGGGTGCTGATCGAGGACGAGGGGACGACGGTGACCGTGTCCGTACGCGACGAGGGGCCGGGCATCCCGGACGGCCGGCTCGACGAGGCGGCGGCCCAGGGCCGGCTCGGGGTGGCCCAGTCGATCCGGGGGCGGATCGCCAACCTGGGCGGCGAGGCCCGGATCGTCTCGACGCCCGGCGCCGGGACCGAGGTGGAACTGACCGTGCCGAGGGCGGAGCGGTGA
- a CDS encoding response regulator, with the protein MVVDDHPMWREGVARDLTEAGHLVVATTGEGRQAVRVAAAARPDVVVLDLQLPDVSGVDVIQGLRAALPQVRVLMLSASGEQQSVLDAVKAGATGYLVKSAAPSEFLDAVRRTAAGEPVFTPGLAGLVLGEYRRLAADPPPDGPDGPGGAPDGGAAPRLTDRETEVLRLVAKGMSYKQIAQRLGLSHRTVQNHVQNTLGKLQLHNRVELTRYAIERGLDD; encoded by the coding sequence ATGGTCGTCGACGACCACCCGATGTGGCGTGAGGGCGTGGCCCGGGACCTGACCGAGGCCGGCCACCTGGTCGTGGCCACCACCGGCGAGGGCCGGCAGGCGGTCCGCGTGGCGGCCGCCGCCCGACCCGACGTGGTGGTGCTGGACCTCCAACTGCCGGACGTCTCCGGCGTGGACGTGATCCAGGGCCTGCGCGCCGCGCTGCCGCAGGTGCGGGTGCTGATGCTGTCGGCCAGCGGCGAGCAGCAGAGCGTCCTGGACGCGGTCAAGGCGGGCGCCACCGGCTACCTGGTCAAGTCGGCCGCGCCGAGCGAGTTCTTGGACGCGGTGCGCCGCACGGCGGCCGGAGAGCCGGTCTTCACTCCGGGCCTCGCCGGCCTGGTCCTGGGTGAGTACCGCCGGCTGGCGGCCGACCCGCCGCCCGACGGGCCCGACGGCCCGGGTGGCGCGCCGGACGGCGGTGCCGCGCCTCGGCTCACCGACCGGGAGACCGAGGTGCTCCGGCTGGTCGCCAAGGGGATGTCGTACAAGCAGATCGCCCAGCGGCTCGGGCTGTCGCACCGTACGGTGCAGAACCACGTCCAGAACACGCTGGGCAAGCTGCAGCTGCACAACCGGGTCGAGCTGACCCGGTACGCGATCGAACGGGGCCTGGACGACTGA
- a CDS encoding DUF5709 domain-containing protein has product MRDDEYPTPVSDPEADGLPGTADDDSTANDDVLTGREADGPDPAQLPADRTPLAVDRFGTTADEQLDGESLDYKLQRERFERPVDDPLAGPVDPAIAAEADSREMAAQAQLDADVIDPGPTSDPDSPVSLYDHGQLGTVADATVGRIVEPDEGAHTDQETDNVAYDAGSAGGGASAEELAIHETQPPHSV; this is encoded by the coding sequence ATGCGCGACGACGAGTACCCGACCCCCGTGTCCGACCCCGAGGCCGACGGCCTGCCGGGGACCGCCGACGACGACTCGACCGCGAACGACGACGTGCTGACCGGTCGCGAGGCGGACGGCCCGGACCCCGCCCAGCTGCCGGCGGACCGGACACCGCTCGCCGTCGACCGGTTCGGGACCACCGCCGACGAACAGCTCGACGGTGAGTCGCTCGACTACAAGCTCCAGCGGGAGCGCTTCGAGCGGCCGGTGGACGACCCGCTGGCCGGGCCGGTCGACCCGGCCATCGCCGCCGAGGCGGACAGCCGGGAGATGGCGGCGCAGGCCCAGCTCGACGCCGACGTGATCGACCCGGGCCCGACCTCGGACCCCGACTCGCCGGTCTCGCTCTACGACCACGGCCAGCTCGGCACGGTCGCGGACGCCACCGTCGGCCGGATCGTCGAACCGGACGAGGGCGCGCACACCGACCAGGAGACCGACAACGTGGCGTACGACGCGGGCTCCGCCGGCGGCGGCGCGAGCGCCGAGGAGCTGGCGATCCACGAGACCCAGCCGCCGCACTCCGTCTGA
- a CDS encoding ATP-binding protein — protein sequence MGRTERTDARAATGRHHETILRTDLRCLVEADESGPVVRVTGVLDRSGTAAVRDALLDVLCARPGPVVADLTGLRIADPAARAVFADVDREVADWPAAGLLLSDPGATAGDPALGRTPVWPSLDGALAALAESPMAAVLNAELAPVLGAAREARELVADGCRRWGLPALAEPGTIAVTEMVNNVVAHARTPMTVRLAPDGDQLHLAVRDRSTRQPAFAGLAPPTSTGGRGLLLIDTVARRWGSTPVPDGKVVWCVLDPADQPPA from the coding sequence ATGGGCCGGACCGAGCGGACGGATGCCCGGGCGGCGACCGGCAGGCACCATGAGACGATCCTGCGGACGGACCTGCGCTGCCTGGTCGAGGCGGACGAGTCGGGTCCGGTCGTCCGGGTCACCGGCGTGCTCGACCGGTCCGGCACGGCCGCCGTGCGCGACGCGCTGCTCGACGTGCTCTGCGCCCGGCCCGGCCCGGTGGTGGCCGACCTGACCGGCCTGCGGATCGCCGACCCGGCCGCCCGCGCGGTCTTCGCCGACGTCGACCGTGAGGTCGCCGACTGGCCGGCGGCCGGCCTGCTGCTGTCCGATCCGGGTGCCACCGCCGGTGACCCGGCGCTGGGCCGGACGCCCGTCTGGCCGAGCCTGGACGGCGCGTTGGCCGCGCTCGCGGAGTCGCCGATGGCCGCCGTGCTCAACGCCGAGCTCGCCCCGGTGCTGGGGGCCGCCCGGGAGGCCCGGGAGCTGGTCGCCGACGGGTGTCGACGGTGGGGCCTGCCGGCCCTCGCCGAGCCGGGCACCATCGCGGTCACCGAGATGGTCAACAACGTGGTGGCGCACGCCCGCACGCCGATGACCGTGCGGCTCGCTCCGGACGGCGACCAGCTGCACCTGGCGGTGCGGGACCGTTCGACGCGGCAACCGGCGTTCGCCGGGCTCGCCCCGCCGACGTCGACCGGCGGCCGGGGTCTCCTGTTGATCGACACGGTGGCCCGGCGGTGGGGCAGTACCCCGGTCCCGGACGGCAAGGTCGTGTGGTGCGTTCTCGACCCCGCCGACCAGCCGCCGGCCTGA
- a CDS encoding SDR family oxidoreductase — protein sequence MPLTRSLDDATVVITGASSGIGTATAYALARRGAAVVLAARSESALTSVAQRCRELGGRALVVPTDVTDADSVQRLADRAAAEFGRIDGWINNAAVSAVGLFDEIPVAEFRRVLEVNLLGAVHGIRAALPHLGAAGGGVVINNASVLAEVAMPYQSAYNATKHGIRGLADTVRQELRVTGRGNISICTVLPATIDTPFFRHAANHTGRELVPPPPIYPPEKVAATIVRLLRRPRREAYAGGAARLIGLQWRLAPTLAERTLGWYTHRTQFGPGARADTSGNVFRADAEGRRDGGWQGRRRQLVRMTAAFGLAAAGTAVGTMAARTRRARAGR from the coding sequence ATGCCTCTCACCCGCAGCCTCGACGACGCCACCGTGGTGATCACCGGCGCCTCCAGCGGGATCGGCACGGCCACCGCGTACGCGCTGGCCCGGCGTGGTGCGGCCGTCGTGCTGGCCGCCCGGAGCGAGTCCGCCCTGACCTCGGTGGCGCAGCGTTGCCGGGAGCTGGGCGGCCGGGCGCTGGTCGTGCCGACCGACGTGACCGACGCCGACTCCGTGCAGCGCCTCGCCGACCGGGCGGCCGCCGAGTTCGGCCGGATCGACGGCTGGATCAACAACGCGGCGGTGAGCGCCGTCGGGCTCTTCGACGAGATCCCGGTGGCCGAGTTCCGTCGCGTGCTGGAGGTGAACCTGCTCGGCGCGGTGCACGGCATCCGGGCCGCGCTGCCCCACCTCGGCGCCGCCGGTGGCGGGGTGGTGATCAACAACGCCTCGGTCCTCGCCGAGGTGGCGATGCCGTACCAGTCGGCGTACAACGCGACCAAGCACGGCATCCGCGGGCTCGCCGACACCGTGCGGCAGGAGCTGCGGGTCACCGGCCGCGGCAACATCTCGATCTGCACGGTCCTGCCGGCCACCATCGACACCCCGTTCTTCCGGCACGCGGCGAACCACACCGGCCGGGAACTCGTCCCACCGCCCCCGATCTACCCGCCGGAGAAGGTGGCGGCGACCATCGTGCGGCTGCTGCGCCGTCCGCGCCGCGAGGCGTACGCGGGAGGCGCGGCACGGCTCATCGGCCTCCAGTGGCGGCTGGCGCCGACGCTCGCCGAACGCACCCTCGGCTGGTACACGCACCGGACCCAGTTCGGGCCGGGCGCCCGGGCGGACACCAGCGGCAACGTGTTCCGAGCGGACGCGGAGGGCCGGCGCGACGGCGGATGGCAGGGTCGTCGCCGGCAACTGGTGCGGATGACCGCCGCGTTCGGTCTCGCCGCCGCCGGCACGGCGGTCGGCACGATGGCGGCGCGGACCCGCCGGGCCAGGGCGGGTCGCTGA
- a CDS encoding glycosyltransferase: MRVGLVCAHADPFRTSDGPTVGTHHHIARVAAELAGRGHDVRVYERRDDPASPATVDLDGYRVERVPIGPAAPLPTADLVPLVPEFGAWLTDRWTGEWQPDVVHGHYWVGGLAAAHAVRETDIPVVQTFHSLGVEQLRHLGREYDGPGQRIPLERALTRAVDIAVAQCNDEVDELTRMGLQRTSVAMVPTGVDTEQFHPDGEAAPRDQRARILSVGGLAAGHGQEDLIRAMRLVGDAELVIAGGPPVEELATHAEARRLRELAERHGVAEQVRLVGAVPHDQMATWYRSADVVACTPHYSSAGRVSLEAMACGVPVVGYAMGGIADAVVDEVTGRLVPPGDVRTLGVTLRRLLADNAGRFAYGHAAVDRVRCSYTWERTAGALERLYERVVGRRKPVEA; this comes from the coding sequence ATGCGCGTCGGTCTCGTCTGCGCGCACGCTGACCCGTTTCGGACGTCCGACGGCCCCACCGTCGGCACCCACCACCACATCGCACGGGTCGCTGCCGAGCTGGCCGGACGGGGCCACGACGTGCGGGTCTACGAACGCCGGGACGACCCGGCGTCGCCCGCCACGGTGGACCTCGACGGCTATCGGGTGGAGCGCGTCCCCATCGGGCCCGCCGCCCCGCTGCCCACCGCCGACCTCGTACCGCTCGTGCCCGAGTTCGGCGCGTGGCTGACCGACCGCTGGACGGGCGAGTGGCAGCCGGACGTCGTGCACGGGCACTACTGGGTCGGTGGGCTCGCCGCCGCGCACGCCGTGCGGGAGACCGACATCCCGGTCGTGCAGACGTTCCACTCGCTCGGCGTCGAGCAGCTGCGCCACCTCGGCCGCGAGTACGACGGCCCGGGCCAGCGGATCCCGCTGGAGCGGGCGTTGACCCGGGCGGTGGACATCGCCGTCGCCCAGTGCAACGACGAGGTCGACGAACTCACCCGGATGGGCCTGCAACGCACGTCGGTGGCGATGGTGCCTACCGGGGTGGACACCGAGCAGTTCCACCCGGACGGTGAGGCGGCGCCACGGGACCAGCGGGCCCGCATCCTCTCCGTCGGCGGTCTCGCGGCGGGGCACGGCCAGGAGGACCTGATCCGCGCGATGCGCCTGGTCGGCGACGCCGAGCTGGTGATCGCGGGCGGGCCGCCCGTCGAGGAGCTCGCCACCCACGCCGAGGCTCGCCGGCTGCGCGAGCTTGCCGAGCGCCACGGCGTCGCCGAGCAGGTACGCCTGGTGGGCGCCGTGCCGCACGACCAGATGGCGACCTGGTACCGGTCCGCGGACGTGGTCGCCTGCACCCCGCACTACTCGTCGGCCGGCCGGGTGTCACTGGAGGCGATGGCCTGCGGCGTTCCGGTGGTCGGCTACGCGATGGGCGGGATCGCCGACGCGGTCGTGGACGAGGTCACCGGCCGACTGGTGCCGCCGGGCGACGTCCGCACCCTGGGGGTGACGCTGCGCCGGCTGCTCGCCGACAACGCCGGGCGGTTCGCGTACGGGCACGCGGCGGTGGACCGGGTGCGGTGCAGCTACACGTGGGAGCGGACCGCCGGGGCGCTGGAGCGCCTCTACGAGCGGGTGGTGGGCCGGCGCAAGCCCGTCGAGGCCTGA
- the hisN gene encoding histidinol-phosphatase yields the protein MTGYAADLDLAHLLADAADAVSTARFRALDLRVEAKPDLTPVSDADTAVEREIRALLATHRPADGLLGEEYGAQPATRPEGRRWVIDPIDGTKNFVRGVPVWATLIALLEGDRPVLGLVSAPALGRRWWAAEGAGAYAGRDRATGEPIRVSGVGRLADASFCYSSLTGWEDAGRLDAVLDLMRDCWRSRAYGDFYGYMLLAEGALDVMVEPELSLWDVAALVPIVAEAGGTITDLSGAPALASGPVGEHSAVASNGALHADILARLGPPAAR from the coding sequence ATGACCGGGTACGCCGCCGACCTCGACCTCGCCCACCTGCTCGCCGACGCCGCCGACGCGGTGTCGACGGCCCGTTTCCGCGCTCTCGACCTGCGGGTGGAGGCCAAGCCCGACCTGACCCCGGTCTCCGACGCGGACACCGCGGTGGAGCGGGAGATCCGGGCGCTGCTGGCAACCCACCGCCCGGCCGACGGGCTGCTCGGCGAGGAGTACGGCGCGCAGCCGGCAACCCGGCCGGAGGGCCGCCGCTGGGTGATCGACCCGATCGACGGCACGAAGAACTTCGTCCGGGGCGTGCCGGTGTGGGCGACCCTGATCGCGCTTCTGGAGGGTGATCGGCCGGTGCTCGGCCTGGTCTCCGCGCCGGCGCTGGGCCGCCGCTGGTGGGCCGCGGAGGGCGCCGGGGCGTACGCCGGCCGGGACCGGGCCACCGGCGAGCCGATCCGGGTCTCCGGGGTGGGGCGGCTCGCCGACGCGAGCTTCTGCTACTCCTCCCTGACCGGCTGGGAGGACGCCGGCCGGCTGGACGCGGTGCTCGACCTGATGCGGGACTGCTGGCGCAGCCGGGCGTACGGGGATTTCTACGGTTACATGCTGCTCGCCGAGGGCGCACTCGACGTGATGGTGGAGCCGGAACTGTCGCTGTGGGACGTCGCCGCGCTGGTGCCGATCGTCGCCGAGGCCGGGGGCACGATCACCGATCTGTCCGGCGCTCCCGCCCTGGCCAGCGGCCCGGTGGGCGAGCACAGCGCCGTCGCGAGCAACGGCGCGCTGCACGCCGACATCCTGGCGCGGCTGGGTCCACCAGCCGCGCGCTGA
- the rsgA gene encoding ribosome small subunit-dependent GTPase A produces MIAVDRGRYTCVVGALDAPTVTAMRARELGRKSVVVGDRVSLVGDTSGAAGALARIVRIAERRSVLRRTAEDDATTAEGRLERVVVANADQLVIVSALADPPPRTGFIDRCLVAAYDADVEPLLCLTKADLAGPEAVLDYYAELELPYVLIRPDSELDALRALLADRVSVLVGHSGVGKSTLVNRLVPDAARAVGTVSAIGRGRHTSTSAVALRLPAEPDRDGGRRRSRADVAEGWIIDTPGVRSFGLAHVSADSLLHGFPDLVEGTVDCPANCPHTADEPDCGLDAWVAAGKADPRRLASYRRLLASRAGDTDQRDTDQRGPGEDDRRGPDE; encoded by the coding sequence GTGATCGCGGTCGACCGGGGGCGCTACACCTGCGTGGTCGGTGCGCTCGACGCCCCGACGGTGACCGCCATGCGCGCCCGGGAGCTGGGCCGCAAGTCGGTGGTGGTCGGCGACCGGGTGAGCCTGGTCGGGGACACCTCCGGGGCGGCGGGCGCGCTGGCCCGGATCGTCCGGATCGCCGAGCGGCGGTCGGTGTTGCGTCGCACGGCCGAGGACGACGCGACGACGGCCGAGGGCCGGCTGGAGCGGGTGGTGGTGGCCAACGCCGACCAGTTGGTGATCGTGAGCGCGCTGGCCGACCCGCCGCCGCGCACCGGGTTCATCGACCGGTGCCTGGTGGCCGCGTACGACGCGGACGTCGAGCCGCTGCTCTGCCTGACGAAGGCGGACCTGGCCGGGCCGGAGGCGGTGCTCGACTACTACGCCGAGCTGGAGCTGCCGTACGTGCTGATCCGCCCCGACTCGGAGCTGGACGCCCTGCGGGCGCTGCTCGCCGATCGGGTCTCGGTGCTCGTGGGCCACTCCGGGGTGGGCAAGTCGACGCTGGTCAACCGGCTGGTGCCGGACGCCGCCCGCGCGGTCGGCACGGTCAGCGCGATCGGCCGCGGCCGGCACACCTCGACGAGCGCGGTCGCGCTGCGCCTGCCGGCCGAGCCGGACCGGGACGGCGGCCGCCGGCGGTCCCGGGCCGACGTCGCCGAGGGCTGGATCATCGACACCCCGGGCGTCCGCAGCTTCGGGCTGGCGCACGTGTCGGCGGACAGTCTCCTGCACGGCTTCCCCGACCTGGTCGAGGGCACCGTGGACTGCCCGGCCAACTGCCCGCACACCGCCGACGAGCCGGACTGCGGGTTGGACGCCTGGGTGGCCGCCGGCAAGGCCGACCCGCGCCGGCTCGCCTCGTACCGCCGGCTGCTGGCCTCGCGTGCCGGCGACACCGACCAGCGCGACACCGACCAGCGCGGGCCCGGTGAGGACGACCGGCGCGGGCCTGACGAGTGA